Proteins from a single region of Nomia melanderi isolate GNS246 chromosome 11, iyNomMela1, whole genome shotgun sequence:
- the kri gene encoding uracil phosphoribosyltransferase krishah isoform X1: MGSSTEITSMTKKSNDSNDVNDVYGPNLKILPCNNQVKELQTILRDKNTTRSDFKFYADRLIRLVIEESLNQLPFSKSVVTTPTGVKYDGLKYQKGNCGVSIVRSGEAMEQGLRDCCRSIRIGKILVESDVDTHEARVVYAKFPDDISERKVLLMYPIMSTGNTVIKAIAVLKEHNVLEENIILSNLFCTPIAAKSLVTAFPQMKILTSEIHTVAPNHFGQKYFGCSRFVGGESANIQDKDI, from the exons ATGGGCAGTAGTACTGAAATAACGTCGATGACGAAGAAATCGAACGACAGTAACGATGTCAACGACGTGTACGGTCCAAATTTGAAGATACTTCCGTGTAACAATCAAGTGAAAGAGCTTCAAACTATATTGCGAGATAA AAACACCACGAGAAGCGACTTCAAATTCTACGCCGACCGATTA atAAGATTAGTTATAGAGGAAAGCTTAAATCAACTTCCATTTTCCAAATCTGTTGTTACCACACCAACAGGGGTCAAGTATGATGGCTTGAAGTATCAGAAAGGAAACTGTGGAGTGTCCATAGTAAGAAGTGGGGAGGCTATGGAACAG GGTTTGAGGGATTGTTGCCGTAGTATAAGAATTGGAAAAATATTAGTTGAAAGTGACGTGGACACTCATGAAGCTAGAGTTGTTTATGCAAAGTTTCCAGATGATATATCAGAAAGAAAAGTATTGTTAATGTACCCTATAATGA gtACTGGAAATACTGTGATAAAAGCTATAGCTGTATTAAAGGAACACAATGTGCTTGAAGAGAATATTATTctatcaaatttattttgtacacCAATTGCTGCCAAATCTCTAGTCACTGCATTTCCTCAG ATGAAGATTTTAACATCAGAGATTCATACTGTGGCCCCTAATCATTTTGGACAAAAATACTTTG GCTGTTCTCGTTTCGTCGGAGGAGAGAGTGCAAATATACAAGACAAAGATATTTGA
- the kri gene encoding uracil phosphoribosyltransferase krishah isoform X2, with translation MVQLLIEMKRKLYLSYYIYLSIRLVIEESLNQLPFSKSVVTTPTGVKYDGLKYQKGNCGVSIVRSGEAMEQGLRDCCRSIRIGKILVESDVDTHEARVVYAKFPDDISERKVLLMYPIMSTGNTVIKAIAVLKEHNVLEENIILSNLFCTPIAAKSLVTAFPQMKILTSEIHTVAPNHFGQKYFGCSRFVGGESANIQDKDI, from the exons ATGGTACAATTGTTAATTGagatgaaaagaaaattgtatttatcgTATTATATTTACCTGAGT atAAGATTAGTTATAGAGGAAAGCTTAAATCAACTTCCATTTTCCAAATCTGTTGTTACCACACCAACAGGGGTCAAGTATGATGGCTTGAAGTATCAGAAAGGAAACTGTGGAGTGTCCATAGTAAGAAGTGGGGAGGCTATGGAACAG GGTTTGAGGGATTGTTGCCGTAGTATAAGAATTGGAAAAATATTAGTTGAAAGTGACGTGGACACTCATGAAGCTAGAGTTGTTTATGCAAAGTTTCCAGATGATATATCAGAAAGAAAAGTATTGTTAATGTACCCTATAATGA gtACTGGAAATACTGTGATAAAAGCTATAGCTGTATTAAAGGAACACAATGTGCTTGAAGAGAATATTATTctatcaaatttattttgtacacCAATTGCTGCCAAATCTCTAGTCACTGCATTTCCTCAG ATGAAGATTTTAACATCAGAGATTCATACTGTGGCCCCTAATCATTTTGGACAAAAATACTTTG GCTGTTCTCGTTTCGTCGGAGGAGAGAGTGCAAATATACAAGACAAAGATATTTGA
- the LOC116430644 gene encoding SH3 domain-binding glutamic acid-rich protein homolog isoform X1, producing MVVKIYISGISGNKEVKKRQQRVLMILDSKNVEYETIDITEPGKELEKEFMQTNGIARESKYPLPPQIFNEEEYCGDYEDFDLANEMDELEAFLKVAPPASAAGTARDSNQNNIQENGNTTSREPSTDKDAAAVQGESLEDRTTLPNESTQSDESKPAEHDGGTNIVTEEDMEHPEESAEKNDEKSDDQEKEE from the exons ATGGTCGTCAAAATCTACATATCGGGTATCAGCGGCAACAAGGAA GTGAAAAAGAGGCAACAACGCGTTTTAATGATATTAGATAGTAAAAATGTAGAGTATGAAACGATTGATATAACAGAACCGGGAAAGGAATTAGAAAAGGAGTTCATGCAAACCAATGGTATTGCAAGGGAAAGCAAGTATCCATTGCCTCcacaaatatttaatgaagaGGAATACTGTGGG GATTATGAAGATTTCGATTTGGCAAATGAGATGGATGAATTAGAAGCATTTTTGAAAGTGGCGCCTCCTGCTAGTGCAGCAGGCACAGCTCGCGATTCAAATCAGAACAATATCCAAGAAAATGGAAATACCACAAGTCGAGAG CCTTCCACAGACAAGGATGCTGCTGCAGTGCAAGGGGAAAG TCTAGAGGACAGGACGACTCTGCCAAATGAAAGTACACAGTCAGATGAATCTAAACCTGCAGAACATGATGGCGGGACAAATATTGTAACTGAAGAAGACATGGAACATCCAGAGGAAAGTGCTGAAAAGAATGATGAAAAATCTGATGATCAAGAGAAAGAAGAGTAG
- the LOC116430644 gene encoding uncharacterized protein LOC116430644 isoform X2, whose product MILDSKNVEYETIDITEPGKELEKEFMQTNGIARESKYPLPPQIFNEEEYCGDYEDFDLANEMDELEAFLKVAPPASAAGTARDSNQNNIQENGNTTSREPSTDKDAAAVQGESLEDRTTLPNESTQSDESKPAEHDGGTNIVTEEDMEHPEESAEKNDEKSDDQEKEE is encoded by the exons ATGATATTAGATAGTAAAAATGTAGAGTATGAAACGATTGATATAACAGAACCGGGAAAGGAATTAGAAAAGGAGTTCATGCAAACCAATGGTATTGCAAGGGAAAGCAAGTATCCATTGCCTCcacaaatatttaatgaagaGGAATACTGTGGG GATTATGAAGATTTCGATTTGGCAAATGAGATGGATGAATTAGAAGCATTTTTGAAAGTGGCGCCTCCTGCTAGTGCAGCAGGCACAGCTCGCGATTCAAATCAGAACAATATCCAAGAAAATGGAAATACCACAAGTCGAGAG CCTTCCACAGACAAGGATGCTGCTGCAGTGCAAGGGGAAAG TCTAGAGGACAGGACGACTCTGCCAAATGAAAGTACACAGTCAGATGAATCTAAACCTGCAGAACATGATGGCGGGACAAATATTGTAACTGAAGAAGACATGGAACATCCAGAGGAAAGTGCTGAAAAGAATGATGAAAAATCTGATGATCAAGAGAAAGAAGAGTAG
- the RpL37A gene encoding ribosomal protein L37A: MAKRTKKVGITGKYGTRYGASLRKMVKKMEITQHSKYTCTFCGKDAMKRSVVGIWSCKRCKRTVAGGAWVYSTTAAASVRSAVRRLREVKEQ; the protein is encoded by the exons ATG GCGAAACGCACGAAAAAGGTAGGAATCACTGGAAAGTATGGTACCCGATATGGTGCCTCACTCAGGAAGATGGTTAAGAAGATGGAAATTACTCAGCACAGCAAATATACCTGCACATTCTGTGGCAag GATGCAATGAAGCGCAGTGTTGTTGGCATTTGGTCATGTAAACGATGCAAGAGGACAGTTGCAGGAGGTGCATGGGTTTACTCGACAACAGCAGCTGCATCTGTTAGGTCGGCTGTTAGGAGATTGCGTGAAGTTAAAGAgcaataa
- the Pgant5 gene encoding polypeptide N-acetylgalactosaminyltransferase 5 isoform X1 yields MFRFKIRIHTCQVILLTSLVWFLVDVMVLMLYSDCIGGSGWGCTDSSKQQSLTEESLPHPKALKDDQAQPTGQQGTKRRYKQSELHLWRPAKIVRESKGSPGELGAAVHISPEDEARQQELFKLNQFNLMASDMISLNRSLKDIRLEGCKSKKYGKYLPDTSIVIVFHNEAWSTLLRTVWSVINRSPRNLLKEIILVDDKSEQDHLKQELEDYVKTLPVPTYVYRTEKRSGLIRARLLGAKHVKGQVITFLDAHCECTEGWLEPLLSRIAEDRTTVVCPIIDVISDDSFEYIPASDMTWGGFNWKLNFRWYRVAQREMDRRLGDRTAPLRTPTMAGGLFSIDKDYFYELGAYDEGMDIWGGENLEMSFRVWQCGGTLEISPCSHVGHVFRDKSPYTFPGGVSKVVLHNAARVAEVWMDEWRDFYYAMNPGARNVDVGDVSERLKLRERLKCKSFRWYLENIYPESPMPLDYYYLGDVQNVDTQTCLDTMGRRTGENVGISYCHGLGGNQVFAYTKRQQIMSDDMCLDAASPQGPVKIVRCHGMGGNQAWVYNEETKMIKHTNTGHCLSKPRSNDAMQPVLATCDSDNTGQKWIMRSKFKWQAS; encoded by the exons ATGTTCCGCTTCAAGATTCGCATTCACACGTGTCAAGTGATACTGCTGACGTCGCTGGTATGGTTCCTGGTGGACGTGATGGTGCTGATGCTCTATTCGGACTGTATCGGGGGGTCCGGGTGGGGTTGCACGGACAGCAGCAAGCAGCAATCGTTGACGGAGGAGAGCCTGCCCCACCCGAAAGCGTTGAAGGACGATCAGGCGCAGCCGACCGGGCAGCAGGGCACAAAGAGACGCTACAAGCAATCGGAGCTGCATTTGTGGAGGCCGGCGAAGATCGTGCGGGAGAGCAAGGGTAGCCCCGGCGAGCTGGGCGCAGCCGTCCACATCTCGCCGGAGGACGAGGCCAGGCAGCAAGAGCTCTTCAAGCTGAATCAGTTCAACCTGATGGCCAGCGACATGATCTCCCTGAATCGGTCCCTGAAGGACATCCGCCTGGAGGGGTGCAAGTCGAAGAAGTACGGCAAGTACCTGCCGGACACCAGCATCGTAATCGTGTTCCACAACGAAGCGTGGAGCACGCTGCTCAGGACCGTTTGGTCGGTTATAAACCGCTCGCCGCGGAACCTGCTCAAGGAGATCATTCTTGTCGACGACAAGAGCGAACAGG ATCACTTGAAACAAGAGCTAGAGGACTACGTAAAAACACTGCCGGTCCCCACGTACGTATACCGTACCGAGAAAAGATCAGGCCTAATAAGAGCTAGACTGCTCGGAGCGAAGCACGTGAAGGGGCAAGTTATAACATTCTTGGATGCACATTGCGAGTGCACGGAAGGCTGGCTGGAACCCTTGCTCTCTAGAATAGCTGAAGACAGAACCACAGTTGTTTGTCCTATAATTGATGTAATTAGTGACGATTCTTTCGAATATATTCCAGCTAGCGACATGACATGGGGTGGTTTCAATTGGAAACTAAACTTCAGATG GTATAGAGTAGCGCAAAGAGAAATGGACAGAAGATTGGGAGACAGAACTGCCCCTCTGAGAACACCGACAATGGCGGGTGgattattttctattgataAGGATTACTTTTACGAATTGGGCGCATACGACGAAGGCATGGACATTTGGGGCGGTGAAAATCTTGAAATGAGTTTCCGG GTATGGCAATGCGGTGGGACGTTAGAAATCAGTCCATGTTCACACGTTGGACATGTATTCCGAGACAAGAGTCCATATACATTCCCTGGTGGTGTCAGCAAAGTAGTACTACACAATGCGGCTCGGGTGGCCGAAGTCTGGATGGATGAGTGGAGAGATTTTTACTATGCCATGAATCCAG GAGCTCGAAATGTAGATGTTGGAGATGTATCTGAACGACTGAAGTTAAGAGAACGTTTGAAGTGTAAAAGCTTCAGATGGTATTTAGAGAACATTTATCCTGAATCTCCAATGCCATTGGATTACTACTATTTGGGTGATGTACAAAATGTTGATACGCAGACCTGTTTAGATACTATGGGCAGGAGAACAGGAGAAAATGTTGGAATTAGTTACTGTCATGGGCTAGGCGGTAATCAG GTATTTGCTTACACTAAACGGCAACAAATAATGTCTGATGATATGTGCCTTGACGCAGCTAGTCCCCAAGGTCCAGTCAAGATAGTACGTTGTCACGGTATGGGTGGAAATCAAGCATGGGTTTATAATGAAGAG acaaaaatgattaaacacaCTAATACAGGGCATTGTTTATCGAAGCCTCGTTCAAACGATGCAATGCAACCTGTCTTAGCAACGTGCGATTCTGACAATACTGGTCAGAAGTGGATAATGCGAAGTAAATTCAAATGGCAGGCCAGCTAA
- the Pgant5 gene encoding polypeptide N-acetylgalactosaminyltransferase 5 isoform X2, with product MFRFKIRIHTCQVILLTSLVWFLVDVMVLMLYSDCIGGSGWGCTDSSKQQSLTEESLPHPKALKDDQAQPTGQQGTKRRYKQSELHLWRPAKIVRESKGSPGELGAAVHISPEDEARQQELFKLNQFNLMASDMISLNRSLKDIRLEGCKSKKYGKYLPDTSIVIVFHNEAWSTLLRTVWSVINRSPRNLLKEIILVDDKSEQDHLKQELEDYVKTLPVPTYVYRTEKRSGLIRARLLGAKHVKGQVITFLDAHCECTEGWLEPLLSRIAEDRTTVVCPIIDVISDDSFEYIPASDMTWGGFNWKLNFRWYRVAQREMDRRLGDRTAPLRTPTMAGGLFSIDKDYFYELGAYDEGMDIWGGENLEMSFRIWMCGGTLEIATCSHVGHVFRKSTPYTFPGGTSKIVNHNNARLAEVWLDQWKYFYYNINPGARNVDVGDVSERLKLRERLKCKSFRWYLENIYPESPMPLDYYYLGDVQNVDTQTCLDTMGRRTGENVGISYCHGLGGNQVFAYTKRQQIMSDDMCLDAASPQGPVKIVRCHGMGGNQAWVYNEETKMIKHTNTGHCLSKPRSNDAMQPVLATCDSDNTGQKWIMRSKFKWQAS from the exons ATGTTCCGCTTCAAGATTCGCATTCACACGTGTCAAGTGATACTGCTGACGTCGCTGGTATGGTTCCTGGTGGACGTGATGGTGCTGATGCTCTATTCGGACTGTATCGGGGGGTCCGGGTGGGGTTGCACGGACAGCAGCAAGCAGCAATCGTTGACGGAGGAGAGCCTGCCCCACCCGAAAGCGTTGAAGGACGATCAGGCGCAGCCGACCGGGCAGCAGGGCACAAAGAGACGCTACAAGCAATCGGAGCTGCATTTGTGGAGGCCGGCGAAGATCGTGCGGGAGAGCAAGGGTAGCCCCGGCGAGCTGGGCGCAGCCGTCCACATCTCGCCGGAGGACGAGGCCAGGCAGCAAGAGCTCTTCAAGCTGAATCAGTTCAACCTGATGGCCAGCGACATGATCTCCCTGAATCGGTCCCTGAAGGACATCCGCCTGGAGGGGTGCAAGTCGAAGAAGTACGGCAAGTACCTGCCGGACACCAGCATCGTAATCGTGTTCCACAACGAAGCGTGGAGCACGCTGCTCAGGACCGTTTGGTCGGTTATAAACCGCTCGCCGCGGAACCTGCTCAAGGAGATCATTCTTGTCGACGACAAGAGCGAACAGG ATCACTTGAAACAAGAGCTAGAGGACTACGTAAAAACACTGCCGGTCCCCACGTACGTATACCGTACCGAGAAAAGATCAGGCCTAATAAGAGCTAGACTGCTCGGAGCGAAGCACGTGAAGGGGCAAGTTATAACATTCTTGGATGCACATTGCGAGTGCACGGAAGGCTGGCTGGAACCCTTGCTCTCTAGAATAGCTGAAGACAGAACCACAGTTGTTTGTCCTATAATTGATGTAATTAGTGACGATTCTTTCGAATATATTCCAGCTAGCGACATGACATGGGGTGGTTTCAATTGGAAACTAAACTTCAGATG GTATAGAGTAGCGCAAAGAGAAATGGACAGAAGATTGGGAGACAGAACTGCCCCTCTGAGAACACCGACAATGGCGGGTGgattattttctattgataAGGATTACTTTTACGAATTGGGCGCATACGACGAAGGCATGGACATTTGGGGCGGTGAAAATCTTGAAATGAGTTTCCGG ATATGGATGTGTGGTGGGACATTGGAGATCGCAACGTGCTCGCACGTTGGTCATGTATTCCGTAAATCAACACCATATACGTTTCCTGGTGGTACCAGCAAGATAGTGAACCACAACAATGCGCGACTCGCTGAGGTCTGGTTGGACCAATGGAAGTACTTCTATTACAACATTAATCCAG GAGCTCGAAATGTAGATGTTGGAGATGTATCTGAACGACTGAAGTTAAGAGAACGTTTGAAGTGTAAAAGCTTCAGATGGTATTTAGAGAACATTTATCCTGAATCTCCAATGCCATTGGATTACTACTATTTGGGTGATGTACAAAATGTTGATACGCAGACCTGTTTAGATACTATGGGCAGGAGAACAGGAGAAAATGTTGGAATTAGTTACTGTCATGGGCTAGGCGGTAATCAG GTATTTGCTTACACTAAACGGCAACAAATAATGTCTGATGATATGTGCCTTGACGCAGCTAGTCCCCAAGGTCCAGTCAAGATAGTACGTTGTCACGGTATGGGTGGAAATCAAGCATGGGTTTATAATGAAGAG acaaaaatgattaaacacaCTAATACAGGGCATTGTTTATCGAAGCCTCGTTCAAACGATGCAATGCAACCTGTCTTAGCAACGTGCGATTCTGACAATACTGGTCAGAAGTGGATAATGCGAAGTAAATTCAAATGGCAGGCCAGCTAA